ACCGGAGAAAATCCTTATGAAATACTTGATAGGTACAATTATAATATAGCTCTAAAAGTTTTATATATTGCAATAAAACATCAAGTGCGAACCATCCATATGGAAGACTTAACAGGTACAAGCTTTACTAATAACATGTTCTATTATGAACTACAGAGAGGTATACAAACATTAGCTCAGGACAAAAATATTAAGGTAAGGTACGTTAATAGACATATGACAAGTCAAAAGTGTTCTTTGTGTGGTTATATTGATAAAAGAAATAGAATAAATCGAAAAACTTTTATTTGCTTAAAATGTGGGAATACAATGAATGCAGATTATAATGCTGCAAAAAATATTGCAAATCCGAATATTCAGTCAATTAAAACTTCGAGTCCTCTATAGACAAAAAAATGTTCAAATATATTACCAGATAATTATACATTGTATACCTATAAAATTTTATGAGTTCTTCGTTTTATTGCTGATAGGTCCTAATATTAGGTGATTTTAGTATAAATAAATACTAGTACTTAATTAAAACTAAGATATGATTAAATAATCTTACATAAAATAAAAAGGCAGAAGAGTTTAACATTACAAAATAAACAGCTTATAAAAACGCTATAAGCGATATGTTTTAGTATAAAACGGTACTACGATATATGGCTATTTTTTATGTTCATGCAGTCGGATAACAATATTCAATAAAGTATGATATAATATAAATATTTGGATGAAAGTGTTAATTGTGGCTATAATGTGCAGTTAATAATTTAGGAAGGAAGGACTATTTTGTGATTAATATAGATGCTTTACTCTCAAATTTGGTAAATGAAACAAGAGTTCATGGGGCTATTGCTATTCTGGGTGCAGGAATTTCTTTTGAAGCTGGTCTTCCTTTATATAATCAACTTGCTCCATTAATATGGCAAGTTGTAGATGAATTTCCTGATATTAAGGACAAGTATAAATGCGACCGAACTCTACCTGCAAAATTAATTATTGGTGATGAAACGGAAAACCTAAAAAACACGTTTAACTTTATTGAAATTAATCCGCAAGCAGCGTTACGATTTAAAGAGCTATTTAAAATACTGAATGATAATCACCACAGTAAACCTTCTATATCACACCAATATCTATGCCAATTAATCCATGCGGGATACTTTAAAATTGTTGTCTCTTTCAATTGGGATGATTTATTAGAAATGGCTTGGAAACGTCTGTATGGTACGCACATTAATGACAACAGGTATAACTTGTTAAAACCTCATGGTGACGTATGCAACCTTAATACAAAATGGATATTTCCGAATAGTCCTGGTGAATTGAATGGATCATATAAGGAACTAATCCATTTGGCAGTTACAAATTCTCCATCTACCCTTATTATTGTAGGTTATTCTGAATCTGACTCAAATATTGTTGACCAACTTATTGAACCAAATGAAACAAAAAATAAAGTGTTTCGAATATCTCCATCAGCAACCGATTCTATTCCATTAAGAGCGTCCGAAGCTCTTAATTCTATTGTTAATAAATTATTGCCAAAAGAGACTAATCCGTGGACCCGTTTGGATTTCTCAAATCAAGTTGGTTTAGAGCACGCTATAATGGGTTACCGTCTTCAGTCATCTGATGTATTAGCTTGTCCTAGACTTCCTCAATTCAGTGAGGCTAAATGTAAACTGGAGCAAGCGCATAGTGTCATTATTGAAAGTGATCCTGGTTGCGGGAAATCTATAACAGCGTATCAACTTGCATATGATTTTTTAATTTCAGGATGGGAAGCAGTCAAATTTGATAACACAAAACTCATTTCTTGCTCTGATGTAAAGCTGGACAACGATGGGTATAAAACAGTATATATTATTGATGACGCACAGCAGTTAGATAGAAATATAATTAATAAACTTTTAGGATATGCAAACAGTACCCAAAAAGTGATTATCGCACAAACACATACATTCGAGTTTCCATTTGAAAGCGTGACAATTTCAAAAGAGCAATCAGTCAAAGCAATCTATGATTTTTATTTGAAGAATAAAAGCACAGTGATTTCAATAGTTGCGCAGTCCAATGAAAACATTGGCCGGAAAATCGGTGACTTTTATATGGATACACCTTTTGAATACGTTTTGAACTTAGCCTCACAAGAGCAAACTCCATGGCTGTTTAATTATTCTATTAGAGGCGGATGGGAAAATACAAAAACTCAGTATAGTATAGCAAAGGAACACAAGTGTTCAGATCTTCTCTTAACTTTAATAGCATTTAAACAAATTATTTCATTGGATAAACGAGTAGAAAAAAATTGGTTGATTGAATCTGCCCAAAAATGGGAGTATAGCTCTGAGTGGTGTAATGATTGTTTGACTTTTATATTTCAGAAAAAAATGATTTTATCCTTAGATGAAATCCGTACTATGCATTTGCAAGCAGCTATACGTGTTATAGTCTGTTTTGTCATAAATCATTCCATTGA
This region of Clostridium sp. BNL1100 genomic DNA includes:
- a CDS encoding zinc ribbon domain-containing protein, whose translation is MKTKTIMGVDFGVANIMYIAFNNNYYHYSFVSAPVIKKGRKLIKTGENPYEILDRYNYNIALKVLYIAIKHQVRTIHMEDLTGTSFTNNMFYYELQRGIQTLAQDKNIKVRYVNRHMTSQKCSLCGYIDKRNRINRKTFICLKCGNTMNADYNAAKNIANPNIQSIKTSSPL